ATTTGAAGTTGCAACTGAAGCTCCATTCGAACAATCATCTCCATTTTCTCCACCTCCATAAGAAACTGGAATCCTTAGCTCTTCTGGTTTATGAAACCCATTTTGTGTACAGTTCCTCATTGTTTTATCAGCAAGGTTCAGTACAGAAGCCATTGATTCACAAAGGGGTGTGTCTGATCCAAATGTGAGGACGGTGCCATTAGATTTCAGTGATGGATGGTGGACTCCATTTGTAAGATCAGTTCCAGCATTCTGGAGAGCTTCAGAGACAGTTATGTGGCGGTAGTGAGAAACAGAATTCTTGTTCTTGCGACGACCAGCACCCACAGGCACATTCCTCATTGTCCCACCAGCTGTCCAGTATCTCTGGCAGTTCTTGCAGAAGTGCCGAGGTTGGTTGACATTGTAATTATTGAAGTAACAGAACTTGGTGTCCATGCTACTGCAGCGGGGGCATGGAAGAATCTTGTCGGGCTTCTTCAGGGATTTTTCTTGTGAATTATTAGACTCGCTACGTTCTTCTTCGggctttgaattttttaatgtgGCACTCTCCTTCTCAACAGAGGGTGTTTTAGAATTCTCACTTATTCCTGAAGTTGCATCTGGATTTGTTAACTCTTCTAAAGACACAGGTGGGCCTGGGTCTTCCTGGTCATTCTCACTAGCCTTGTCTCCCAATGTGTCCTGAATCAATCAGACTTTCCAATGAGAgaagaaatatttaaagataaatgGATGAAAAATATCAACACGACAATTATGACAAGAACCATTTTCAGGAAGTAAGTAAATAACACATAAGAGCATATTTCACAAATCTTTTGAATTGTCACTACGAACCAAAGTTTCATAGTTGCAAAAACAAGAAGCAGCCAGCAAAAGTATTACATAATTACCCTATTTAAGCACTTCAAACTGATCTCAGTTACCCAACAAAGGCTTAATTATCTTTGTTGTGCATGTCTAGGATGTTAAGATTCAAGCGTTCGTAAAACTTTCAAGGTGCCTACAAAAAGACATGATGACCATTCTGTTGGGACAGGCGAGGTTTGGAAGAATTTCCGATATATTCTCAAACTCATGTCTGAGTCATGACCTCTACATGACCAAATGGACGATTAACGAGAATTACTTAAAGCCAGGAAGGAAGAATAAGCAGGAAAATTGTACTAACTTCCTTTTATACTTTCTGTGCACAGAGTAGACAACTGTAGCACCATGTGCTCAAAGCCACCTAAGGAGTAAATGAACTAGGACTGATAAGGCAATGGTAAAACTGTAAAAGTGTCATGCAACAGCCAAAAAAATGATTTCACCTGATAAaagaccaaaagaaaaaaaagaagaaacagtTCCCGACTTTTAAAGGTAAAATTGAAGACTTTACTCGATCTTAGAATTGGGAAAGTCCTTGCAAAACATAAGGATACCAATAGGAGACGGCATTTTCAGGTCCAAATGTTAACCATagaaaacgatgacaatgaaaaaTTGTATAGCCTTTGACATTACATTGCtaaaagaaaccaaaataaTCTAACCCATAAATTGCCAAAATCTGGTTAAAAATATACGTCTccgataaaagaaaaaagcataCACGAAATCTAGTAAGAAGCCAATTTCCAGAAAACCAGCAACTGAGATGAAGAATTTTATCAAAACGACCAAAGACCGAAACTAGTGCAGCCGTAAACACTTGAGTTAATGTTAATCTCTATAGAAATTAGACCGGAAATCCCCGAACAATCAAAATTAACCTAAACTACCTCAAGCAAACTCATCATAATACATAATATACTAATTCCTAAACAAAAACCGACCAAAATCTCAGCTTTGAATACTgaagcaaaaaattaaaaccccgTTCAACAgctgatgaagaaaatctaaACCCACCGAATCACACCCGAAAAACCCACTAATCATCATTATTAATCTTCATCAAATCACCATTAAGAAACAAAAGTGGGCCACCACCATGTTTAAGCCAAGTCAAAACCTCCAAAACAATGGGTCGCTCCCAAAATCCCTTACCTTCTTAACCTCTCGCTCTTCTCCATCTCCGTCCGTGCTGTTTTCGGGCGAAGAGTCGGTCGAACAAGCATGGTCCTGATCGATATTATCTTCAACTACA
This is a stretch of genomic DNA from Carya illinoinensis cultivar Pawnee chromosome 3, C.illinoinensisPawnee_v1, whole genome shotgun sequence. It encodes these proteins:
- the LOC122302445 gene encoding cyclic dof factor 2-like, with protein sequence MSEARDPAIKLFGKTIPVPEITSNGSADSTGAPAPYSGPVVEDNIDQDHACSTDSSPENSTDGDGEEREVKKDTLGDKASENDQEDPGPPVSLEELTNPDATSGISENSKTPSVEKESATLKNSKPEEERSESNNSQEKSLKKPDKILPCPRCSSMDTKFCYFNNYNVNQPRHFCKNCQRYWTAGGTMRNVPVGAGRRKNKNSVSHYRHITVSEALQNAGTDLTNGVHHPSLKSNGTVLTFGSDTPLCESMASVLNLADKTMRNCTQNGFHKPEELRIPVSYGGGENGDDCSNGASVATSNSRDDPGKTGSQEQVMSNFQGFPPQIPCFPGAPWPYSWNSAQWNSPMPPPAFCPPGFPMPFYPAGAFWGCAVPGTWSIPWLPQPTSPTPGSGPNSPTLGKHSRDENVLTSSNSGDEEPLKEKNAERCLWIPKTLRIDDPGEAARSSIWATLGIKNDKADSISGGGLFKAFRSKTDKKNNIAETSPVLQANPAALSRSLNFHESS